From the Armatimonadia bacterium genome, one window contains:
- the murG gene encoding undecaprenyldiphospho-muramoylpentapeptide beta-N-acetylglucosaminyltransferase: MRAILMGGGTAGHLFPSVAVAQRLVADTGAEVLFIGAEGRLDSKILTEHHLPHRLIPARPFPYGLSLKSLAALWALWQSARRCLPILREFKPDVVFGAGGYVSVAGILAASQLHIPTVCHASDAHPDRANRLLARWATRITTHYEVAAAQFPPEKTTVTGQPVRREFLQTTTEASRAQLGIAPEAFVLLVSGGSQGARTLNYATVEALPRLLELPDVHVLHLTGSLDYEDIARKASEAVGDTPRYQCLAFHEEPWVPIAAADLALTRGGASSLAEMSVLGLPMLIVPYPYAAAHQKLNAAPLVDRGAALVVDNADLTAQWLLDRVSELQADRVKLLAMREAARLASQPDAAERIAAILEEVAKARAET; the protein is encoded by the coding sequence GTGCGTGCGATTCTGATGGGAGGGGGTACAGCCGGGCATCTGTTCCCCTCCGTTGCTGTTGCCCAGAGACTGGTGGCCGATACGGGCGCTGAGGTGCTCTTCATCGGCGCTGAAGGCCGCCTGGACAGCAAGATCCTCACCGAGCACCATCTGCCGCACCGGCTGATCCCTGCCCGGCCCTTCCCCTACGGTCTGTCGCTGAAGTCGCTGGCCGCGCTCTGGGCTCTGTGGCAGAGCGCTCGGCGGTGTCTCCCGATCCTGCGCGAGTTCAAGCCGGATGTGGTGTTTGGTGCCGGAGGCTATGTGAGCGTAGCCGGGATTCTGGCGGCCTCGCAACTTCACATCCCGACGGTCTGCCACGCCTCCGACGCCCATCCCGACCGTGCGAACAGGCTTCTTGCTCGCTGGGCTACGCGGATCACCACGCACTACGAGGTAGCGGCGGCACAGTTCCCACCCGAGAAGACCACGGTCACCGGGCAGCCGGTGCGTCGCGAGTTCCTCCAGACCACCACGGAGGCGTCCCGGGCACAGCTCGGGATCGCCCCGGAGGCCTTCGTCTTGCTTGTCTCCGGCGGCAGCCAGGGCGCTCGTACACTGAACTACGCCACGGTCGAGGCCTTGCCGCGCCTTCTGGAGCTGCCGGACGTACATGTGCTGCACTTGACCGGCTCGCTGGACTACGAGGACATCGCTCGCAAGGCCTCAGAGGCCGTGGGCGACACCCCTCGCTACCAGTGTCTCGCCTTCCATGAGGAGCCCTGGGTGCCGATCGCCGCCGCCGATCTTGCCCTCACTCGCGGCGGCGCCAGCAGTCTGGCCGAGATGAGCGTCCTGGGCCTGCCGATGCTGATCGTGCCGTATCCTTACGCGGCGGCGCATCAGAAGCTCAATGCGGCCCCTCTGGTCGACAGAGGAGCGGCCCTTGTGGTGGACAATGCCGACCTCACCGCGCAGTGGCTGCTGGATCGGGTCAGTGAACTCCAGGCGGACCGGGTGAAGCTGCTGGCGATGCGGGAAGCAGCTAGACTGGCTTCGCAGCCTGATGCTGCCGAGCGAATCGCTGCGATCCTCGAGGAAGTGGCCAAAGCCAGGGCCGAGACCTAA
- a CDS encoding FtsW/RodA/SpoVE family cell cycle protein: MAVQLASPSATLLDGVPVTRNSVDPVYARIVMCLVVIGIVFVFSASFPTAQTLLYGTHPLYFLYRQLAFAGLGLVAMIALAYVGPRCLVSDGVLGVASALGLLAMILCRFGPFADETAGSACWLRLSEGVRIQPSEFVKLVYILLLARILARPVDKRYTLLHMLGRVSGALGVFLIALLFLQKDLGMSLLVVGVTLSMLFIRGFSLLLVSALAGCGGLVGVVYAMSSPARWQRIETFLNSDSNRLDGGYQLCQMLATLARGGICGLGLGMSPDKWGPLPAPHTDSIFCVIGGELGLAGGVGLLLMFLWLAGRTFKIAERAAVPTAWYMGCGIGVMLGLQALINIAVATVSVPCTGLTLPFISYGGSSLLSSMMAAGIVLSISRYKPLEREE; this comes from the coding sequence GTGGCCGTACAACTTGCGAGCCCGAGTGCGACACTGCTGGACGGTGTTCCGGTGACTCGGAACTCCGTCGACCCCGTCTATGCGCGGATCGTGATGTGCCTGGTAGTCATCGGCATCGTCTTTGTGTTCTCGGCGAGCTTCCCGACCGCGCAGACCCTGCTGTACGGTACGCATCCCCTGTATTTCCTGTACCGGCAGCTAGCCTTCGCGGGTCTTGGCCTCGTCGCAATGATCGCGCTGGCCTACGTCGGCCCGCGATGCCTGGTGTCAGACGGTGTCCTTGGCGTTGCGTCCGCGCTGGGGCTCCTGGCGATGATCCTGTGTCGGTTCGGACCCTTCGCCGACGAGACAGCCGGTTCGGCTTGCTGGCTGAGGCTCAGCGAGGGCGTTCGCATCCAGCCGAGTGAGTTCGTCAAACTGGTCTACATCCTGCTGTTGGCGCGGATCCTCGCCCGACCTGTCGACAAGCGCTACACCCTGCTGCACATGCTGGGCCGTGTCTCGGGTGCCCTGGGCGTGTTCCTGATCGCTCTGCTGTTCCTGCAGAAAGACCTCGGGATGTCGCTGCTGGTGGTGGGCGTGACCCTGAGCATGCTGTTCATCCGTGGCTTCAGCCTGCTGCTGGTGTCGGCTCTCGCGGGCTGCGGCGGGCTCGTGGGCGTGGTGTATGCCATGTCGTCACCGGCGCGCTGGCAGCGAATCGAGACCTTCCTCAACAGTGACAGCAATCGGCTTGATGGCGGCTACCAGCTATGCCAGATGCTGGCGACCCTGGCTCGGGGCGGCATCTGCGGTCTCGGACTGGGGATGAGCCCTGACAAGTGGGGGCCACTGCCCGCTCCGCACACGGATAGCATCTTCTGCGTGATCGGTGGCGAATTGGGCCTTGCCGGCGGGGTCGGGTTGCTGCTGATGTTCTTGTGGCTGGCCGGGCGGACCTTCAAGATCGCTGAGCGGGCTGCGGTACCCACGGCGTGGTACATGGGTTGCGGAATCGGGGTCATGCTCGGCTTGCAGGCGCTGATCAACATCGCCGTCGCCACCGTCTCCGTCCCCTGCACCGGGCTGACGCTGCCCTTCATCAGCTATGGCGGCAGTAGCCTGCTCTCCTCGATGATGGCGGCGGGGATCGTCCTGTCAATCTCCCGATACAAGCCCCTCGAAAGGGAAGAGTAA
- the murD gene encoding UDP-N-acetylmuramoyl-L-alanine--D-glutamate ligase: protein MTDAARSCLYTGDRDLSGKRVGVVGLARTGAACVRFLAEHGAQVTAFDTRALDSLPVETRQTLQLAARVEAPYTAETIPGSLDMLVLSPGVPVASPLVTAARDAGAEILGEVELAYRFCDAPMVAVTGTCGKGTTVTSLGALLQGAGKGHVVAGNIGVPLIGQMERSAELEVVVVEISSFQLETTVHFHPHIAALLNITEDHLERYPDFEAYVAAKQLLFRNQTPEDWAIFCIDDPQARRRSEVEIEAQKLTVSLIDPKANARLEDEDLVLQLPGEESCKVASRSDLVLQADHHVINALTAALAARICGVPAETMPGALRAYRPADHLMTPVGDFGGVTYIDDSKATNPASAIADLAGIRGPVIVVGGGKEKDTDFADFGRCLAERAKAVILMGECAPRIAEAVGRPELCHRVSSMEEAVSLAASLAVPGDTVALCPGCSSLDMFESYARRGDLFAEAAQRLASRPRTQE from the coding sequence ATGACGGACGCAGCCCGAAGCTGCCTCTACACTGGTGACCGGGACCTCTCCGGCAAGCGCGTGGGTGTGGTCGGTCTAGCGCGCACGGGCGCTGCCTGTGTCCGCTTCCTGGCCGAGCATGGGGCGCAGGTGACGGCCTTTGATACCCGCGCCCTGGACAGCCTGCCGGTCGAGACTCGGCAGACGCTGCAGCTCGCCGCACGGGTTGAGGCGCCGTACACCGCCGAGACGATCCCTGGCTCTTTGGACATGCTGGTCCTCAGCCCTGGCGTGCCGGTTGCCTCGCCCCTGGTGACGGCTGCTCGCGATGCGGGAGCTGAGATCCTTGGTGAGGTGGAGCTGGCCTACCGGTTCTGCGACGCACCGATGGTTGCTGTAACCGGCACCTGCGGGAAAGGCACGACGGTCACCTCGCTGGGGGCACTGCTTCAGGGCGCCGGCAAGGGCCACGTAGTCGCCGGCAACATCGGCGTGCCTCTCATCGGACAGATGGAGCGATCGGCGGAGCTCGAGGTCGTTGTGGTCGAGATCAGCAGCTTCCAGCTCGAAACGACCGTTCACTTCCATCCGCACATCGCGGCCCTGCTTAACATCACTGAGGACCACCTCGAGCGGTACCCGGACTTCGAAGCCTACGTGGCTGCCAAGCAGCTCCTGTTCCGCAATCAGACGCCGGAAGACTGGGCGATCTTCTGCATCGACGACCCGCAGGCGCGGCGAAGGTCCGAAGTGGAGATCGAGGCCCAGAAGCTGACGGTATCCCTGATCGACCCGAAGGCGAACGCTCGCCTCGAAGACGAGGATCTGGTCCTTCAGCTTCCCGGCGAGGAGAGCTGCAAGGTAGCCTCACGCAGCGACCTTGTTCTGCAGGCCGACCATCATGTGATCAATGCGCTTACGGCGGCTCTGGCGGCCAGGATCTGTGGGGTGCCCGCCGAGACGATGCCGGGAGCTTTGCGTGCCTACCGACCCGCCGACCACCTGATGACCCCCGTGGGCGACTTCGGCGGCGTGACCTACATCGACGACTCGAAGGCCACCAATCCGGCATCAGCCATCGCGGACCTCGCGGGGATTCGGGGACCGGTGATCGTGGTCGGCGGCGGCAAGGAGAAGGACACCGATTTCGCGGACTTCGGCCGGTGCTTGGCCGAGCGTGCGAAAGCGGTTATCCTAATGGGGGAGTGTGCGCCCCGAATCGCAGAGGCCGTGGGGCGTCCCGAGCTGTGTCATCGGGTGTCCTCGATGGAGGAAGCGGTTAGCCTGGCAGCCTCCCTGGCCGTACCCGGAGACACCGTGGCGCTCTGCCCTGGATGTTCGTCGCTGGACATGTTCGAGAGCTACGCCCGGCGTGGTGACCTGTTCGCGGAGGCAGCACAGCGTCTGGCCTCCAGGCCTCGCACCCAGGAGTGA
- the mraY gene encoding phospho-N-acetylmuramoyl-pentapeptide-transferase, which translates to MLPEQLLPVALLYGAGVVSTFAIQLALPRLRRLTAKQHVREDVPESHLEKAGTPSMGGLPMVLALLVLTPLAALFFKALTLKVWLCLLSIAAFALVGLLDDLHKLTNVKSKGILARYRLGAEFAVAIFVTVVAALTDSSTHAAATWIGSGQWPLWAAIALGVFVIVGGANAVNLSDGLDGLAAGLTATAALGLLLPVAHEGDAGLGALCLVLAGVTLGFLVFNYKPAQVWMGDVGSLGLGAALATVAVMARVELLFAVVGVVFVMEALSVILQVISFKSTGKRIFRMAPIHHHFELLGMNETAVVWMFWIVGIVAAAVGLALFAVAAVL; encoded by the coding sequence ATGTTGCCTGAGCAGTTGCTTCCCGTGGCCCTTCTGTACGGCGCGGGTGTAGTAAGCACGTTTGCCATCCAGCTAGCCCTGCCGCGACTTCGACGTCTGACCGCCAAGCAGCACGTGCGCGAGGATGTTCCGGAAAGCCACCTGGAGAAGGCCGGTACGCCGTCCATGGGTGGCTTGCCCATGGTGTTGGCGCTGCTGGTGCTAACCCCTCTGGCCGCCCTTTTCTTCAAGGCACTCACCCTCAAGGTGTGGCTGTGCCTGCTTTCCATCGCAGCCTTTGCTCTCGTCGGTCTGCTGGATGACCTGCATAAGCTCACCAATGTGAAGTCAAAGGGCATCCTGGCGCGTTACCGGCTGGGTGCCGAGTTTGCTGTCGCGATCTTCGTTACAGTCGTCGCTGCTCTGACGGACAGTTCGACCCATGCAGCCGCTACATGGATCGGTAGCGGGCAGTGGCCGCTGTGGGCTGCGATCGCCCTTGGGGTGTTCGTGATCGTCGGCGGCGCCAATGCGGTGAACCTCAGCGACGGGCTGGACGGGCTCGCCGCGGGTCTGACCGCGACGGCCGCGCTCGGGCTGCTGCTCCCGGTCGCGCATGAGGGTGATGCAGGCCTCGGGGCCCTCTGCCTCGTTCTGGCAGGGGTGACCCTTGGGTTCCTGGTGTTCAACTACAAGCCGGCGCAGGTCTGGATGGGTGATGTCGGCAGTCTGGGGCTCGGAGCGGCCCTGGCCACGGTGGCCGTCATGGCCCGCGTCGAGCTGCTCTTCGCTGTCGTCGGCGTGGTGTTTGTGATGGAGGCCCTGTCCGTCATCTTGCAGGTGATCAGCTTCAAGTCCACCGGCAAGCGCATCTTCCGGATGGCACCCATCCATCACCATTTCGAGCTCCTCGGCATGAATGAGACGGCCGTCGTCTGGATGTTCTGGATCGTCGGAATCGTGGCCGCTGCTGTAGGGCTCGCGCTCTTCGCGGTCGCCGCGGTCCTCTGA
- the murF gene encoding UDP-N-acetylmuramoyl-tripeptide--D-alanyl-D-alanine ligase, whose amino-acid sequence MKPLTLAQLVQVCDAELRGPELEAPIQSVSTDTRNLPPGSLFVALKGESHDGHNFVADACAKGALAVLVSRPVEVACPQLIVPDTLIAYGKLGAVCRSESKATFLAVTGSAGKTTTKDFLGSIVQLEAPSLVTRGTENNEVGIPRLLLQLEPEHRYCVLELAMRGPGEIGYLAKLCRPHLGVITNIGEAHVGRLGSREAIAKAKAELLTALPPEGHAVLNADDFFFGLLSEMAPCRVASFGFGPAPEDVEFHLWAEDVHLAGVEPARFALRLGAARVPVTLQLPGRHNIANALAAAAAGICAGLSLETVRVGLESYEGAGMRSEVLQSPGGFTVINDAYNASPTSTPEALKVLAQSAGRHIFVFGDMLELGPVSEEAHRRMGRLAVEAGVEWLITIGSEAAFAALEAEALGIQVNALSGTEEALALLLPVLEPGDTVLVKASRGMKLEAVVRGLVDVA is encoded by the coding sequence ATGAAACCACTAACACTCGCCCAGCTTGTCCAGGTCTGTGACGCTGAGCTCCGTGGCCCCGAGTTGGAGGCCCCGATTCAGAGCGTCTCCACCGACACGCGTAACCTCCCACCCGGCTCTTTGTTCGTCGCCCTCAAGGGTGAGAGCCATGACGGGCACAACTTCGTTGCCGACGCATGCGCGAAGGGTGCCCTTGCCGTCCTGGTGTCGAGGCCGGTTGAGGTTGCCTGCCCGCAGTTGATCGTCCCCGACACTCTCATCGCCTACGGGAAGCTCGGGGCGGTCTGTCGCTCCGAATCGAAGGCGACCTTCCTTGCTGTCACCGGCAGCGCAGGCAAGACGACGACAAAGGACTTCCTGGGCAGCATTGTGCAGCTTGAGGCTCCGTCGTTGGTGACTCGCGGCACGGAGAACAACGAGGTAGGTATCCCGCGCCTGCTGCTTCAGCTTGAGCCCGAGCACCGGTACTGCGTGCTTGAGCTGGCCATGCGCGGGCCGGGCGAGATCGGGTACCTGGCCAAGCTATGCAGGCCACACCTTGGGGTCATCACGAACATCGGTGAGGCCCACGTTGGGCGCCTGGGAAGCCGCGAGGCCATCGCCAAGGCAAAGGCCGAACTGCTAACAGCGCTACCACCAGAGGGCCATGCGGTGCTCAACGCCGACGACTTCTTCTTCGGGTTGCTGAGTGAGATGGCGCCCTGTCGCGTGGCTTCCTTCGGATTTGGCCCCGCGCCGGAGGATGTGGAGTTCCACCTGTGGGCCGAGGATGTTCACCTCGCCGGGGTCGAACCGGCCCGTTTCGCTCTTCGTCTGGGGGCTGCGCGGGTGCCGGTCACGCTGCAGCTACCGGGACGGCACAACATTGCGAATGCTCTGGCCGCTGCCGCCGCCGGGATCTGTGCCGGGTTGTCGCTGGAGACCGTGCGAGTGGGGCTTGAGAGCTACGAAGGCGCCGGGATGCGGTCTGAAGTGTTGCAGTCGCCTGGTGGCTTCACTGTCATCAACGACGCCTACAATGCAAGCCCGACCTCGACGCCGGAGGCGCTCAAGGTTCTGGCGCAGTCCGCCGGTCGGCATATCTTCGTCTTCGGGGACATGTTGGAGCTGGGGCCGGTCTCGGAGGAGGCCCATCGCAGGATGGGGCGACTCGCAGTGGAGGCCGGTGTTGAATGGCTGATCACCATCGGCAGTGAAGCAGCCTTCGCAGCCCTTGAGGCGGAAGCCCTGGGCATCCAGGTCAATGCCCTGTCAGGGACGGAGGAAGCGCTGGCGCTGCTGCTGCCCGTGCTGGAACCGGGGGATACCGTTCTCGTGAAAGCTTCGCGAGGGATGAAGCTGGAAGCTGTCGTCAGGGGGCTTGTGGATGTTGCCTGA
- a CDS encoding UDP-N-acetylmuramoyl-L-alanyl-D-glutamate--2,6-diaminopimelate ligase, whose protein sequence is METVYSAMTQTGWLFSRALLHSSAKRRSVYTMTSNQSRSAELQSLLRPLGLSQIPADNPTISGICADSRRVRPGDLFVAIRGFATDGHRYVPQAVENGARAIVLEDETYAPDPSCGVVSLRVPNSRRAAAVLADEFYDHPSRALSLIGVTGTNGKTTVSLMLESILRAAGHRTGVIGTLGRQIAGAWRSGERTTPDAIELQALLADMRAADITHVAMEVSSHALDLDRVYGCCFAGSVFTNLTQDHLDYHAGFDEYFQAKLQLFTNYADTSDPSRPMVGAVNMDDPSGVRVAEEAHCKVIGYGTNGGSQVRARSINTTAQGVSFELVIGSVVRPIKLHLTGHFNVHNALAAAACCYGLGVEVDDLVHGLESLEAVPGRFQRVSGSQPYAVIVDYAHTPDALENTLSAARALSPRRLICVMGCGGDRDRGKRPIMGKIASENSDLTVVTSDNPRSENPLAIIEDIRGGIQKDNYTVEVDRRAAILKAVGMCEPGDMVVIAGKGHETYQEFADRRIDFDDREVAREAMAARG, encoded by the coding sequence ATGGAAACAGTGTACTCTGCCATGACACAAACGGGCTGGCTCTTCTCCCGGGCTCTCTTGCACTCGAGTGCCAAACGGCGTAGTGTCTACACGATGACCTCGAACCAATCCCGATCTGCTGAACTACAGTCGCTGTTGCGTCCTCTGGGCCTCAGTCAGATACCAGCCGATAACCCGACCATCAGCGGCATCTGCGCGGACTCTCGTCGCGTCCGACCGGGCGACCTGTTCGTCGCGATCCGCGGTTTCGCAACGGACGGCCATCGCTATGTGCCGCAGGCCGTCGAGAACGGCGCCCGGGCGATCGTCCTTGAGGACGAGACCTATGCGCCGGACCCGTCCTGCGGTGTGGTGTCCTTGCGTGTGCCGAACTCGCGTCGCGCCGCTGCCGTCCTGGCCGACGAATTCTACGACCACCCCTCGCGTGCGCTGAGTCTGATTGGCGTCACCGGTACGAACGGCAAGACCACCGTGTCGCTGATGCTGGAGTCGATCCTCCGCGCCGCCGGGCATCGCACCGGAGTCATCGGTACGTTGGGACGCCAAATCGCTGGCGCCTGGCGCTCTGGTGAGCGAACCACCCCGGATGCCATCGAGTTGCAGGCTCTGCTGGCCGACATGCGGGCCGCCGACATCACCCACGTCGCGATGGAAGTGTCCAGCCACGCGCTGGATCTGGACCGCGTCTACGGCTGCTGCTTCGCCGGGTCGGTGTTCACCAACCTTACACAGGACCACCTGGATTACCACGCCGGCTTTGATGAGTACTTCCAGGCCAAGCTGCAGCTCTTCACCAACTACGCCGACACCTCTGACCCGTCGCGCCCGATGGTGGGCGCGGTGAACATGGATGACCCGTCGGGCGTTCGTGTGGCTGAGGAAGCGCACTGCAAGGTGATTGGTTACGGGACGAACGGTGGCAGCCAGGTCCGGGCGCGAAGCATCAACACTACGGCCCAGGGCGTGAGCTTCGAGTTGGTCATCGGGTCGGTCGTGCGACCAATCAAGCTGCACCTCACCGGGCATTTCAACGTTCACAACGCCCTTGCTGCCGCGGCCTGCTGCTATGGTCTCGGCGTCGAGGTCGACGACCTTGTGCATGGTCTGGAGAGCCTCGAGGCAGTGCCGGGACGGTTCCAGCGCGTCTCCGGAAGCCAGCCCTACGCAGTGATCGTGGACTACGCACACACTCCCGATGCCCTGGAGAACACACTGTCGGCAGCCCGGGCTCTATCACCCCGGCGTCTGATCTGTGTGATGGGCTGTGGGGGAGACCGCGACCGGGGCAAGCGGCCGATCATGGGCAAGATCGCTTCCGAGAACTCGGACCTGACCGTGGTCACCAGCGACAACCCTCGCTCAGAGAATCCGCTGGCAATCATCGAGGACATTCGGGGCGGCATCCAGAAGGACAACTACACGGTGGAAGTGGACCGCCGTGCGGCCATCCTCAAGGCAGTCGGAATGTGTGAGCCCGGTGACATGGTCGTCATCGCGGGCAAGGGGCATGAGACGTACCAGGAGTTTGCCGATCGACGCATCGACTTCGACGACCGCGAGGTGGCCCGTGAGGCCATGGCAGCCCGCGGCTGA
- a CDS encoding penicillin-binding protein 2: MESLRLSRKRANAFVAALAACSLLLVGRLSYIQVVRPDHYLARAAAPAGSTKEIRGPRGRILDCMYRVLAESVTASTVSLSPDDLRKWAAKVSKCRVDELPPEQLPQNPAIRRAATAISATLGLPYDEVMGRICQGGKYAPLVARIDTTRAEDLKHLKIPGVFFETTERREYPFGPLASGVLGFCNAEQQPTDGVERWYRQIMDGKCVTAADRYDVTGRRILGPGMGTRPTPTPGNDLILTVHLGVQQLVEKELDECVALRHPVGANVVVMSAHDGSVLAMSCRPNFDPNEISKARGHRAPISEAALVNRPVARAMDPGSSFKLLTIAAALDAGVIDENSTFYCAGTAMVGGRPLKCWGQWAGRGHGALTPGGILAQSCNLCAAQVAKRLGAERFCAFLKRCGIGELPEAGLSGEVAGVLRDPAKMRERDLACLGFGQSVQVSDLQLTAALCAIMNGGIMYQPHIAAGYVNPVTGESYVMQPRALRRVCSPQTSAIMRRLARYVVDGGTGKAAAIPGFAVGGKTATAQIFDNENHRWMDGPRDYVMGFVLTAPVDRQPDFVISVSVERPQTGDHGSDVAAPIARRIAEYLLTQPGLFPKWDAAPPSKNTTDDKGQPA, translated from the coding sequence ATGGAGTCCCTGCGCCTGTCCAGGAAGCGAGCCAATGCCTTCGTCGCCGCGCTAGCGGCGTGCAGCTTGCTGTTGGTCGGGCGCTTGTCGTATATCCAGGTAGTCCGGCCGGACCACTACCTGGCGAGAGCTGCAGCACCGGCCGGGTCCACGAAGGAAATCCGCGGCCCACGAGGTCGCATCCTCGACTGCATGTACCGGGTTCTGGCGGAGAGCGTTACCGCCAGCACCGTGTCCCTGTCTCCCGACGACTTGCGCAAATGGGCTGCGAAGGTCAGCAAGTGCCGGGTTGACGAGTTGCCCCCGGAGCAGCTGCCACAGAACCCCGCAATCAGGCGTGCAGCCACCGCGATCTCCGCGACTCTCGGCCTCCCCTACGATGAGGTTATGGGTCGGATCTGTCAGGGCGGCAAGTATGCGCCGCTCGTCGCACGAATCGATACGACGCGAGCTGAGGACCTCAAGCACCTCAAGATCCCGGGAGTGTTCTTCGAGACCACTGAACGCCGTGAGTACCCCTTTGGTCCCCTTGCCTCGGGCGTGCTGGGCTTCTGCAATGCTGAGCAGCAGCCGACGGACGGGGTCGAGCGATGGTACCGGCAGATCATGGACGGCAAGTGTGTCACGGCCGCGGATCGCTATGACGTGACCGGACGTCGCATCCTCGGGCCGGGTATGGGAACACGACCGACACCGACCCCGGGAAACGACCTGATCCTGACGGTTCACCTCGGGGTCCAGCAGTTGGTTGAGAAGGAGCTCGATGAGTGTGTCGCTCTGCGGCATCCCGTCGGCGCGAACGTCGTGGTCATGTCTGCCCACGACGGGTCGGTTCTTGCCATGTCGTGCCGACCGAACTTCGACCCCAATGAGATCAGCAAGGCCCGTGGCCACCGCGCTCCCATTTCCGAGGCTGCGCTGGTGAACCGACCGGTCGCTCGTGCCATGGACCCCGGCAGCTCCTTCAAGCTGCTCACGATCGCTGCTGCTCTGGATGCCGGCGTGATCGACGAGAACTCGACCTTCTACTGTGCGGGCACGGCGATGGTTGGCGGGCGTCCACTCAAGTGCTGGGGGCAGTGGGCGGGCAGGGGTCACGGCGCCCTGACACCAGGTGGCATCCTGGCCCAGTCCTGTAACCTGTGCGCCGCCCAGGTCGCCAAGCGTCTGGGAGCGGAGCGGTTCTGCGCCTTCCTGAAGCGTTGTGGTATCGGTGAGCTTCCCGAGGCCGGGCTGTCAGGCGAGGTTGCCGGAGTGCTTCGGGATCCTGCGAAGATGCGCGAGCGAGACCTCGCTTGCCTCGGCTTCGGACAGAGCGTGCAGGTCTCCGATCTGCAGCTCACAGCGGCTCTCTGCGCCATCATGAACGGGGGCATCATGTACCAGCCCCACATCGCGGCCGGCTACGTGAACCCGGTGACCGGCGAGTCCTACGTCATGCAGCCTCGCGCCTTGCGGCGGGTCTGCTCTCCACAGACCTCTGCGATCATGCGACGCCTCGCGCGCTACGTCGTCGACGGCGGGACCGGAAAGGCGGCCGCCATTCCCGGGTTTGCCGTTGGGGGGAAGACCGCCACCGCGCAGATCTTCGACAATGAGAACCACCGCTGGATGGATGGGCCTCGTGACTATGTGATGGGGTTTGTCCTGACGGCGCCAGTGGACCGACAGCCGGACTTTGTGATCAGCGTCTCGGTCGAGAGGCCGCAGACGGGCGACCATGGCTCTGATGTCGCCGCACCCATCGCGCGGCGCATCGCCGAGTACCTGCTGACGCAGCCCGGTCTATTTCCCAAGTGGGATGCAGCTCCGCCTTCGAAGAACACAACGGACGACAAGGGGCAACCGGCCTGA
- the rsmH gene encoding 16S rRNA (cytosine(1402)-N(4))-methyltransferase RsmH produces MSPVHLPAMVNEVVEYLRPAEGMTFLDMTLGMAGHTIQLVQHGAFVVGLDRDAESLSRAAAALGDLKQRVLLIHGRMSQAEELLEERGIGSVDGCLIDAGISMDVLRDPVRGFSVDSEQSLDMRMDRSDATSLTASRVVNEYLEKDLARIFAGIGRGREAHKVAARIARARERSAIQSTAQLADIIAAAVAGVRPVRRIDAAPYLMAIRSAVNEELPELEAGIEAAFRLLSSRSRLVVLSWNGAEHRVSRQLLRRLANPCQCPPALPCTCDKKPVIKVLTPKPLYPTAEEVSANPAARSVRLHAAEKL; encoded by the coding sequence ATGTCGCCGGTGCACCTGCCGGCAATGGTGAATGAGGTTGTCGAATACCTCCGGCCTGCCGAGGGCATGACCTTCCTTGACATGACGCTGGGGATGGCCGGGCACACGATCCAACTGGTTCAGCATGGTGCCTTTGTCGTTGGTCTGGATCGTGATGCGGAGTCCCTGTCTCGAGCGGCCGCAGCCTTGGGTGATTTGAAGCAGAGGGTCCTTCTCATACATGGGCGGATGTCGCAGGCTGAGGAGTTACTGGAGGAGCGGGGGATAGGGTCGGTCGATGGGTGCCTGATCGACGCGGGCATCTCCATGGACGTCCTTCGAGATCCCGTGCGGGGCTTTTCCGTCGATAGCGAGCAGTCCCTGGACATGCGCATGGATCGCTCGGACGCTACGAGCTTGACGGCGTCACGCGTTGTCAACGAGTACCTTGAAAAGGACTTGGCCCGAATCTTCGCAGGTATTGGGAGAGGGCGGGAGGCCCACAAGGTCGCAGCCAGGATCGCAAGGGCGCGTGAGCGCTCGGCGATCCAATCGACAGCACAACTCGCAGACATCATCGCAGCAGCGGTCGCCGGAGTTAGGCCCGTACGACGTATCGATGCGGCGCCCTATCTGATGGCGATTCGATCCGCAGTAAATGAAGAACTCCCAGAGTTGGAGGCCGGAATTGAGGCTGCCTTTCGTCTCCTCTCCTCTCGCTCCCGGCTGGTAGTCCTCAGTTGGAACGGCGCCGAACACCGTGTGTCTCGACAGCTTCTGCGCCGGCTTGCCAACCCTTGCCAGTGTCCACCTGCCCTCCCCTGTACCTGCGATAAGAAACCCGTGATCAAGGTGCTGACGCCCAAGCCTCTGTATCCGACGGCGGAGGAGGTCAGTGCCAATCCGGCGGCCCGCTCGGTGAGGCTTCATGCCGCCGAGAAGCTCTGA